One Gadus morhua chromosome 23, gadMor3.0, whole genome shotgun sequence DNA segment encodes these proteins:
- the vopp1b gene encoding vesicular, overexpressed in cancer, prosurvival protein 1 translates to MRSLLPGVALTCSLLLECVEGKKYCWYFEGGYPIYFICRSYEDCCGTRCCVRALSIQRLWYFWLLLMMGVLFCCGAGFFIRRRMYPSVLSDEPAFNVSFTRQAVATPVLQQPGTLQGFGVNSRMGDPGVSTAAPAYPSQPGAAHPMMSSYPPPPSYCNHPPPSYDQLFHDAADKK, encoded by the exons ATGAGGTCTCTCCTGCCCGGCGTGGCATTGACTTGCTCGCTGCTCCTAGAG TGTGTGGAGGGAAAGAAGTACTGCTGGTATTTTGAAGGTGGATACCCCATCTACTTCAT atgccGTTCCTATGAGGACTGCTGTGGGACCCGCTGCTGTGTGAGAGCTCTCTCCATCCAGAGACTATGGTACTTCTG gctgctgctgatgatggGGGTTCTGTTCTGCTGTGGCGCCGGCTTCTTCATCCGCCGGAGGATGTACCCGTCAGTGCTGAGCGACGAGCCCGCCTTCAACGtgtccttcaccaggcaggccGTCGCCACGCCAG TGTTGCAGCAACCAGGGACCCTGCAGGGTTTCGGTGTCAACAGCAGAATGGGCGACCCGGGCGTTTCCACGGCGGCTCCGGCGTACCCGTCCCAACCGGGCGCCGCCCATCCCATGATGAGCTCCTACCCTCCGCCGCCGTCCTACTGCAACCACCCCCCGCCGTCGTACGACCAGCTGTTCCACGACGCCGCCGATAAGAAGTAG